A window of the Gordonia humi genome harbors these coding sequences:
- a CDS encoding IclR family transcriptional regulator has protein sequence MTSHSGESVISRVARILAAFDRETRSMPLTVLADRTGLPLPTTYRLVSELVRYGLLERDADKQIRVGLRLWELSTRGNETLSLRDTALPYMEDLFESLGCLTTLSVLDGGTLLYVERMTPTGFSLDRALVAQRHPIHAASSGLVLLAFAPADVQDEFLTKPLRKYTENTITDERTLRRLLAEIRKQRFCSAPGIGTPGWTGMAVPIFGAARQVVAALSVVYESGTERPREAVPALHSASFGISMALGVKPPRRS, from the coding sequence ATGACCTCACACTCCGGCGAGTCCGTGATCAGCCGGGTCGCCCGTATTCTTGCCGCCTTCGACCGCGAGACGCGGTCGATGCCGCTCACCGTCCTCGCCGACCGGACCGGACTGCCGCTTCCGACCACGTACCGGCTCGTGTCCGAGCTCGTCCGCTACGGGCTGCTAGAACGCGACGCCGACAAACAGATCCGCGTCGGCTTACGCCTATGGGAGCTGTCGACACGCGGCAACGAGACCCTGTCGCTCCGTGACACCGCCCTTCCCTACATGGAAGATCTGTTCGAGAGCCTCGGATGTCTCACCACCCTCTCCGTTCTCGACGGCGGGACTCTGCTGTACGTGGAGCGGATGACTCCGACCGGCTTCTCCTTGGACCGAGCGCTCGTCGCACAGCGACATCCGATTCACGCCGCGTCATCGGGCCTCGTGCTCCTCGCGTTCGCACCCGCCGACGTCCAGGACGAGTTCCTCACGAAACCGCTCCGCAAGTACACCGAGAACACCATCACCGACGAACGCACCCTGCGACGGCTGCTCGCCGAGATCAGGAAACAGCGGTTCTGTTCGGCACCCGGGATCGGGACGCCGGGATGGACCGGCATGGCGGTCCCGATATTCGGCGCGGCGCGGCAGGTCGTCGCCGCGTTGAGCGTGGTGTACGAGAGCGGCACCGAGCGCCCCCGGGAGGCCGTACCCGCGCTGCATTCGGCATCGTTCGGGATCTCGATGGCGCTCGGTGTGAAGCCGCCGAGACGCTCCTGA
- a CDS encoding MFS transporter, with protein MTTSAEASTDAAMMRRVLRAGAIGNFIEYFDNALYAYFAVTIAKLFFPSDDPVAGLLATFAVFGIAFFIRPVGGIVFGHIGDRLGRKRQLILALLLMSLATTILGLLPTYDSVGVLAPILLVVVRLLQGFSVGGESTGAFVLVVEHSDTESRGRNTAPLIVSSVAGALFAAVAALILTAALPADSITGWGWRIPFLLAIPLGIVGVYLRLHIDDSEAYKEAAKESAVISSEAEHRPMPLVEAFRTVPKQIFILFAWVSLQAAAGYITVGYMVSHLQQFEDYSFSVSLGIYIAALAIAMVLSSLLGRLMDRISRKAFASILAVGLAVWVFPAFALMSLGPVASAIGLGVFASLMYGTMITSGVAIVELFPVDVRASASGLAYSVAFAVFGGTAPYIATWLSDKLGATAPSYYVIVFAVIGIFIARWGIPNARQMNVIADPLTSAGSEAASSHRLAT; from the coding sequence GTGACTACCTCCGCGGAGGCGTCCACCGACGCCGCCATGATGCGCCGCGTACTCAGAGCAGGCGCGATCGGCAACTTCATCGAGTACTTCGACAACGCGCTGTACGCCTACTTCGCAGTGACCATCGCGAAACTGTTCTTCCCGAGCGACGACCCGGTCGCCGGCCTCCTTGCGACGTTCGCAGTGTTCGGAATCGCATTCTTCATTCGGCCGGTCGGCGGCATCGTCTTCGGCCACATCGGGGATCGACTCGGACGTAAGCGCCAGTTGATTCTCGCGCTGCTCCTCATGAGCCTCGCGACCACGATCCTCGGGCTGCTCCCGACGTACGACTCCGTCGGAGTCCTCGCCCCGATCCTCCTCGTCGTGGTCCGCCTGCTTCAGGGCTTCTCCGTCGGTGGAGAATCGACCGGGGCCTTCGTGCTGGTCGTCGAACACTCGGACACCGAGTCGCGGGGTAGGAACACGGCTCCGCTGATCGTGTCCTCTGTGGCGGGTGCACTGTTCGCGGCGGTCGCGGCACTCATCCTGACCGCCGCACTGCCCGCCGACTCGATCACCGGTTGGGGTTGGCGAATCCCCTTCCTCCTGGCGATCCCGCTCGGCATCGTCGGCGTCTACCTGCGACTGCACATCGACGACTCGGAAGCGTACAAGGAAGCGGCGAAAGAATCCGCGGTCATCAGCAGCGAAGCCGAACACCGCCCCATGCCTCTGGTCGAGGCGTTCCGCACCGTGCCGAAGCAGATCTTCATCTTGTTCGCCTGGGTCTCACTGCAGGCCGCGGCCGGATACATCACCGTCGGGTACATGGTTTCTCACCTGCAGCAGTTCGAGGACTACTCGTTCAGCGTGTCACTCGGGATCTACATCGCGGCACTGGCGATCGCGATGGTGCTCTCCTCTCTTCTCGGACGCCTGATGGACCGGATCTCCCGCAAGGCGTTCGCGTCGATTCTCGCGGTCGGACTCGCAGTCTGGGTCTTCCCGGCGTTCGCGCTGATGTCCTTGGGGCCGGTGGCTTCCGCGATCGGTCTCGGCGTCTTCGCCTCACTCATGTACGGCACGATGATCACGTCCGGAGTGGCGATCGTCGAACTCTTCCCCGTCGACGTGCGCGCCAGCGCCAGCGGCCTCGCATACTCGGTCGCATTCGCCGTATTCGGCGGAACCGCTCCGTACATCGCGACCTGGCTATCCGACAAGCTCGGTGCCACCGCGCCGTCGTACTACGTCATCGTCTTCGCCGTCATCGGCATATTCATCGCACGATGGGGCATCCCCAACGCCCGGCAGATGAACGTCATCGCCGATCCGTTGACCTCGGCGGGCAGCGAAGCCGCTTCCAGCCACCGACTCGCGACGTAG
- a CDS encoding FAD-binding dehydrogenase: MATGENTADAVVVGAGLAGLVATYELTRAGRRVVVVDQENRANLGGQAYWSLGGIFLVDSPEQRRLGVKDSPELALQDWMGSAGFDREDEDYWPRQWARAYVDFASTIKRQYLHDLGLRFTPVVGWAERGGGFADGHGNSVPRFHLTWGTGPEVVRVFLEPVLEAEKKGLVTFAFRHRVDELIVDGGTAVGVRGRVLEHSDTERGVPSSRVETDDFEIRGGAVIVTSGGIGHNHDLVRKNWPTERLGPVPKFMIAGVPDYVDGRMLEITEAAGGNIVNRDRMWHYTEGIQNWDPIWSEHAIRIIPGPSSLWLDANGNRLPAPNFPGFDTNTTMKAILSTGYDYSWFVLDKSIIEKEFALSGSEQNPDITEKSLKLAARSRLAKGMPGPVEAFTRHGVDFVVRDTLPELVEGMNEIGRGGHIDLQELERTISSRDAQMENGYSKDAQVMAIHNARNYLGDKVVRVAKPHRLLDPAHGPLIAVRLNILTRKTLGGLETNLDSQVMHPDGSAFDGLYAAGEVAGFGGGGVHGYNALEGTFLGGCIFSGRAAGRAVARR; encoded by the coding sequence GTGGCCACAGGGGAGAACACCGCCGATGCCGTCGTCGTCGGGGCGGGACTGGCGGGTCTGGTCGCCACCTACGAGCTGACCCGGGCGGGCAGACGCGTCGTCGTGGTCGATCAGGAGAATCGCGCCAACCTCGGTGGGCAGGCGTACTGGTCGTTGGGCGGCATCTTCCTGGTCGACAGTCCCGAGCAGCGTCGCCTCGGCGTCAAGGACTCTCCCGAACTCGCGTTGCAGGACTGGATGGGGTCGGCGGGCTTCGACCGGGAGGACGAGGACTACTGGCCTCGGCAGTGGGCACGCGCCTACGTCGACTTCGCGTCGACGATCAAACGCCAGTACCTGCACGATCTCGGACTGCGATTCACGCCGGTGGTCGGCTGGGCCGAACGCGGCGGCGGCTTCGCCGACGGCCACGGGAACTCGGTTCCCCGGTTCCATCTGACGTGGGGCACCGGGCCGGAAGTGGTCCGGGTGTTCCTCGAGCCCGTGCTGGAGGCGGAGAAGAAGGGGCTGGTGACGTTCGCGTTCCGGCACCGGGTGGACGAGCTGATCGTCGACGGCGGCACGGCCGTCGGTGTGCGCGGTCGGGTGCTCGAGCACAGCGACACCGAGCGAGGCGTCCCGTCCTCGCGCGTCGAGACCGACGACTTCGAGATTCGCGGCGGCGCGGTGATCGTCACCTCGGGCGGCATCGGCCACAACCACGATCTGGTTCGCAAGAACTGGCCCACCGAGCGTCTCGGTCCGGTGCCGAAGTTCATGATCGCCGGTGTGCCCGACTACGTCGACGGTCGAATGCTGGAGATCACCGAGGCCGCGGGTGGCAACATCGTCAACCGTGACCGCATGTGGCACTACACCGAAGGCATCCAGAACTGGGATCCGATCTGGTCCGAGCACGCCATCCGGATCATTCCCGGGCCGTCGTCGCTGTGGCTCGACGCGAACGGCAACCGTCTCCCGGCGCCGAACTTCCCTGGCTTCGACACGAATACGACGATGAAGGCGATCCTGAGCACCGGTTACGACTACTCGTGGTTCGTGCTCGACAAGTCGATCATCGAGAAGGAGTTCGCTCTGTCGGGCTCCGAGCAGAACCCGGACATCACCGAGAAGTCGTTGAAGCTCGCCGCGCGGAGTCGGCTGGCCAAGGGCATGCCGGGGCCGGTGGAGGCGTTCACGAGACACGGCGTCGACTTCGTCGTCCGTGACACGCTGCCCGAGCTGGTCGAGGGGATGAACGAGATCGGCCGCGGCGGACACATCGATCTGCAGGAGCTCGAGCGGACGATCTCCTCGCGCGATGCGCAGATGGAGAACGGATACAGCAAGGACGCGCAGGTCATGGCGATCCACAACGCGCGGAACTACCTGGGCGACAAGGTGGTCCGCGTCGCCAAACCGCACCGCCTGCTCGATCCGGCGCACGGTCCGTTGATCGCGGTGCGTCTGAACATTCTGACTCGCAAGACCCTCGGCGGCCTGGAGACGAATCTCGACTCGCAGGTGATGCATCCGGACGGGTCGGCGTTCGACGGTCTGTACGCGGCAGGTGAGGTCGCCGGATTCGGCGGTGGCGGAGTCCACGGCTACAACGCACTGGAGGGGACCTTCCTCGGCGGCTGCATCTTCTCCGGACGCGCGGCCGGGCGGGCCGTGGCGCGGCGGTAG
- a CDS encoding mycofactocin-coupled SDR family oxidoreductase: MSSGRLDGRVAFITGAARGQGRSHALRLAGEGADIVAVDACTEYTTTDYVMPSPDELAETARLVEALGRRAVTSVADVRAPEELREAARLGAERLGGIDIVVANAGICVLGSWDEVTDEVWKDTIDTNLTGAWNTMSITAPYLIEGGGGSIICTGSTCGVQGVPFFAPYVASKHGLSGVAKTMANELARHAIRVNVVHPTGVETELTNGLSRIGELIERDPRIGVTFGNALDVERLQPEDVSDAVLFLASDESKYMTGTDFVVDAGCTNF, translated from the coding sequence ATGTCCAGCGGTCGACTTGACGGAAGAGTCGCGTTCATCACGGGTGCTGCACGAGGCCAGGGGCGCAGTCACGCGCTTCGCCTGGCCGGCGAAGGAGCCGACATCGTCGCCGTCGACGCGTGCACCGAGTACACGACCACCGACTACGTGATGCCGAGCCCGGACGAGCTGGCGGAGACGGCGAGGCTCGTCGAGGCACTCGGGCGCCGAGCGGTCACCAGTGTCGCTGACGTCCGCGCGCCCGAGGAACTGCGGGAAGCGGCCCGCCTCGGCGCCGAGCGACTCGGCGGCATCGACATCGTCGTCGCGAATGCCGGGATCTGCGTGCTCGGCTCGTGGGACGAGGTGACCGACGAGGTGTGGAAGGACACCATCGACACGAACCTCACCGGGGCCTGGAACACCATGTCGATCACCGCGCCGTATCTGATCGAAGGCGGCGGCGGCTCGATCATCTGCACCGGTTCGACGTGCGGGGTGCAGGGCGTGCCGTTCTTCGCGCCGTACGTCGCCTCCAAGCACGGCCTGTCCGGCGTCGCGAAGACGATGGCGAATGAGCTCGCCCGACATGCCATTCGGGTCAACGTCGTTCATCCGACGGGTGTGGAGACCGAACTGACCAACGGGCTGTCGCGTATCGGTGAACTCATCGAACGGGATCCGCGTATCGGTGTCACATTCGGCAATGCGCTCGACGTGGAGAGGCTTCAGCCGGAGGACGTCAGTGATGCGGTGCTGTTCCTGGCGTCCGACGAGTCGAAGTACATGACGGGTACGGACTTCGTGGTCGACGCGGGCTGCACGAACTTCTGA
- a CDS encoding NAD-dependent succinate-semialdehyde dehydrogenase, with product MTGTVTPSDTALPARTPTQLCIGGLWQPAADDRTFDVVDPGSGEIVCAVADASPADGRRALDAAVAAQAGFAALLPRDRQRILLRALALLDERRDDLARVLTVESGKPLAESLAELTSVAEWIQHFAEEAVRVHGSYQQNPGVDGRMIVTRAPIGPSVLITPWNFPLSQAVRKLAPAIAAGCTAVVKPAKETPLAVLAFVAILLDAGLPAGVVNVVTTSESNAVMEPLIRSGLARKLSFTGSTSVGVKLLEQAAQEVVNCSMELGGNAPFIVFDDADLDVAVDSLLINKMWNCGQTCTSANRIFVHSTLVDEFESRVLTRVTALVQGHGLDPAVTLGPLVNEKQVSHVQAMVDDAVARGARLVTGGHRIDRPGTFYPPTILRDIPSTAELMREEVFGPVIALIPFDDEADVIARANDTYYGLVSYVFTEDLRRAVRVSEALESGNVGLNRGTVAYAAAPFGGTKKSGLGREGSTEGIEEFLETKFVALQL from the coding sequence GTGTGTGCGGTCGCGGATGCCTCGCCCGCCGACGGGCGCCGGGCACTCGACGCCGCCGTCGCCGCACAAGCGGGTTTCGCCGCGCTGCTTCCGCGCGATCGACAGCGCATTCTGTTGCGTGCGCTCGCGTTGCTCGATGAACGTCGAGACGACCTCGCACGTGTCCTCACCGTGGAATCCGGCAAACCGCTCGCGGAGTCGCTGGCCGAGCTCACGAGTGTCGCCGAGTGGATTCAGCACTTCGCGGAGGAGGCCGTGCGTGTGCACGGTTCGTACCAACAGAATCCGGGCGTCGACGGGCGAATGATCGTCACCCGAGCGCCGATCGGTCCGTCCGTCCTGATCACCCCGTGGAACTTTCCGCTGTCCCAAGCGGTCCGCAAGCTCGCCCCGGCCATCGCGGCGGGCTGTACCGCGGTCGTCAAACCTGCCAAGGAGACTCCGCTCGCGGTGCTCGCCTTCGTGGCGATCCTCCTCGACGCGGGTCTTCCCGCCGGGGTGGTGAACGTCGTGACGACGAGTGAGTCGAATGCGGTGATGGAACCGCTGATCCGATCTGGCCTCGCGCGCAAGCTCTCGTTCACCGGGTCGACCTCGGTCGGTGTGAAGCTGCTGGAGCAGGCGGCGCAGGAGGTCGTGAACTGTTCGATGGAGCTGGGCGGCAATGCGCCGTTCATCGTCTTCGACGATGCCGACCTCGATGTCGCCGTCGACAGCCTGCTGATCAACAAGATGTGGAACTGCGGCCAGACGTGCACGTCCGCCAACCGGATCTTCGTGCACTCGACGTTGGTCGACGAGTTCGAGTCGCGCGTTCTCACGCGGGTGACCGCGCTCGTTCAGGGCCACGGCCTCGATCCGGCTGTGACGCTGGGGCCGTTGGTCAACGAGAAGCAGGTCTCGCACGTTCAGGCGATGGTCGACGACGCGGTCGCGCGGGGAGCCCGCCTGGTCACCGGCGGACACCGTATTGATCGGCCTGGGACCTTCTACCCGCCGACGATCCTCCGAGACATCCCGTCGACGGCCGAACTCATGCGCGAAGAGGTGTTCGGCCCGGTGATCGCGCTGATCCCCTTCGATGACGAGGCCGACGTCATCGCTCGGGCGAACGACACCTACTACGGGCTCGTCTCGTACGTCTTCACCGAGGACCTGCGGCGAGCGGTACGGGTCTCTGAAGCGCTGGAGTCCGGCAACGTCGGACTCAACCGCGGAACCGTCGCGTACGCCGCCGCTCCGTTCGGCGGGACGAAGAAGTCCGGGCTCGGTCGGGAGGGATCCACAGAGGGGATCGAGGAGTTCCTCGAGACCAAGTTCGTGGCACTGCAGCTCTGA
- a CDS encoding cytochrome P450 gives MTSPAHVDDRVTDTPTVRGDSLPYSHELEWPTGLTPWTVIDETGAQGEPYAHFAWMRENHPVLRVSHPDEDVYFVSRYQDVRKGMRSPKILNNQVNDVPPFAFPTLLDGKTHAKLRKVIASAFIPKAIALVEDRVREVSAELAQSFVANGGGEVVEQVSRPLTIATISGILGVPIDDIEKMNFLADKLFVLFARVSRMAPGDADDERYANELFAYLNQTLRRLHAEQSETVAGLIARAWLDDGVLTEDEATELCAFVFVAGFETTERLIAGGFRELRADPNLLVRIRANPAEDGEKFIEELVRFRGPVHKAPRRAVDDIEIAGVVIPKGSIVRLLLASANRDESRWPHADEFDIDREADGHFGFGHGVHACLGAPLARLESRILFEELAKRAESVHFDPDADLELLKGSSLTNGVDSLVVTVTPVS, from the coding sequence ATGACCAGCCCCGCCCATGTCGACGACCGCGTCACGGACACCCCGACCGTTAGGGGAGACAGCCTTCCCTACTCCCACGAACTGGAATGGCCGACGGGACTGACCCCGTGGACTGTGATCGACGAGACCGGAGCCCAAGGCGAACCGTACGCACATTTCGCCTGGATGCGGGAGAACCATCCGGTTCTACGCGTCAGCCACCCCGACGAGGACGTGTACTTCGTGTCCCGATACCAGGACGTGCGGAAGGGCATGCGCTCACCGAAGATCCTGAACAACCAGGTGAACGACGTCCCGCCGTTCGCCTTTCCGACGCTGCTCGACGGGAAGACGCACGCGAAACTGCGAAAGGTGATCGCGTCGGCGTTCATCCCGAAGGCGATCGCACTCGTCGAAGACCGGGTGCGCGAGGTCTCTGCCGAACTGGCTCAGTCGTTCGTGGCGAACGGCGGCGGCGAGGTCGTGGAACAGGTGTCGCGGCCGCTCACCATCGCCACCATCAGTGGAATCCTCGGCGTACCGATCGACGACATCGAGAAGATGAACTTCCTCGCCGACAAGCTCTTCGTGTTGTTCGCTCGGGTGTCCCGTATGGCTCCGGGCGATGCCGACGACGAGAGATACGCGAACGAGTTGTTCGCATACCTCAACCAGACTCTTCGCCGGCTGCACGCGGAACAGAGCGAGACCGTCGCCGGTCTGATCGCTCGCGCATGGCTCGACGACGGGGTGCTCACCGAGGACGAGGCCACCGAACTGTGCGCCTTCGTGTTCGTCGCGGGCTTCGAGACCACCGAACGTCTCATCGCCGGAGGGTTCCGCGAACTGCGTGCGGACCCGAACCTGCTCGTCCGTATCCGGGCCAACCCCGCGGAAGACGGCGAGAAGTTCATCGAGGAACTCGTACGGTTCCGGGGACCGGTGCACAAGGCGCCGCGACGCGCCGTCGACGACATCGAGATCGCGGGCGTCGTGATTCCGAAGGGCTCCATCGTTCGGCTGCTCCTGGCCTCAGCGAACCGAGACGAATCCCGATGGCCGCACGCCGACGAGTTCGACATCGACCGAGAGGCCGACGGGCACTTCGGCTTCGGGCACGGAGTACACGCATGCCTCGGAGCACCCCTCGCCAGGCTCGAGAGCCGCATCTTGTTCGAAGAGCTCGCCAAGCGCGCCGAATCGGTGCATTTCGACCCCGACGCCGACCTGGAACTCCTCAAAGGCAGCAGCCTCACCAACGGTGTCGACTCCCTTGTCGTCACCGTCACGCCCGTGTCCTGA